The following coding sequences lie in one bacterium genomic window:
- the xerC gene encoding tyrosine recombinase XerC, whose amino-acid sequence MKEELNKFIDYLENQKNYSKHTVKGYKKDISQFIEFLKEKKISDFEKVEYEDFISFIGKLKNSKLKEKTIGRKVASLKSFYKFLVMRKYIRKNPAILIQSPKIPEKLPNFLTYNEISRILEIPFDKKNWQTLRDKAILEILYSTGIRVGELVNLKLEDINFVDEVIKVKGKGKKERIVPIGKPALNSLIEYIEKRPNKKEKFLFLNKYGKKLTERTIERLVKKYSLISGINKNVTPHTIRHTFATHLLDRGADLRTVQELLGHERITTTQIYTHLTIEKLKELYEKFHPRGK is encoded by the coding sequence ATGAAGGAAGAACTAAATAAATTTATTGATTATCTTGAAAACCAGAAAAATTATTCAAAACATACAGTAAAAGGTTATAAAAAAGATATATCACAGTTTATTGAGTTTTTAAAAGAAAAAAAAATCTCTGATTTTGAAAAAGTTGAATATGAGGATTTTATAAGTTTTATAGGTAAATTAAAAAATTCAAAATTAAAAGAAAAAACAATAGGAAGAAAGGTTGCTTCATTAAAATCATTTTATAAATTTCTTGTTATGAGAAAATATATAAGGAAAAATCCTGCTATCTTAATTCAATCACCAAAAATACCCGAAAAATTGCCAAATTTTTTAACCTATAATGAAATTTCCAGAATTCTTGAAATACCTTTTGATAAAAAAAACTGGCAGACATTAAGAGATAAAGCAATTTTAGAGATTTTATATTCCACTGGAATAAGGGTTGGAGAACTTGTAAATTTAAAATTAGAAGATATCAATTTTGTGGATGAAGTTATAAAAGTAAAGGGTAAAGGGAAAAAAGAAAGAATAGTTCCAATAGGGAAACCTGCTTTAAATAGTTTGATTGAATATATTGAAAAGAGACCGAATAAAAAGGAAAAATTCTTATTTTTAAATAAATATGGTAAAAAATTAACAGAAAGAACTATTGAACGACTTGTAAAAAAATATTCATTAATATCTGGAATAAATAAAAATGTAACCCCTCATACAATCAGACATACTTTTGCAACACATCTTCTTGATAGAGGAGCAGATTTAAGAACTGTTCAGGAATTACTCGGACATGAAAGGATAACAACAACCCAGATTTATACACATCTAACTATAGAAAAATTAAAAGAATTATATGAAAAATTTCATCCAAGAGGTAAATAA
- a CDS encoding amidohydrolase family protein, with translation MEKVFIDVHCHVFKRPYIWIDGKSLFSSPEQVIKRYDELGIEKGVLLPIVNPEVYLPQSNEEIIEICEKYPGRFIPFCNIDPRAITNSPEADFEKILNYYKSLGCKGIGEVMPNLPFLDERVLNLFRHAEKVGFPIIFDGNGKLGNTYGLYDEPGLPQLEKCLSLFPDLKFIGHGPSFWSEISVLKDEEDRYGYPDYPVIEEGIVPVLFRKYRNLYGDLSARSGYNALKRDTEYAVKFLSEFSDRLLFGTDLCRPDQDTPLIKFLKGLVEKGKISENIFRKIVRENAIKLLNL, from the coding sequence ATGGAAAAAGTTTTTATAGATGTTCACTGTCACGTTTTTAAAAGACCTTACATATGGATTGATGGAAAATCCCTCTTTTCTTCTCCTGAACAAGTTATAAAAAGATATGATGAACTTGGTATAGAAAAAGGAGTTTTATTACCGATTGTAAATCCAGAAGTTTATCTTCCTCAATCAAATGAAGAAATAATAGAAATCTGTGAAAAATATCCAGGAAGATTTATACCATTCTGTAATATTGACCCTCGTGCTATAACAAATTCACCAGAGGCAGATTTTGAAAAAATTTTAAATTATTATAAATCTCTCGGTTGTAAAGGAATTGGAGAAGTTATGCCAAACCTTCCATTTCTTGACGAAAGAGTTTTAAATTTATTTAGACATGCTGAAAAAGTTGGTTTTCCGATTATTTTTGATGGAAATGGTAAACTTGGAAATACTTATGGATTATATGATGAACCGGGATTACCTCAACTTGAAAAATGTCTTTCTCTTTTTCCTGATTTAAAATTTATCGGACACGGTCCTTCTTTCTGGTCAGAGATATCGGTTCTAAAAGATGAGGAAGATAGATATGGATATCCTGATTATCCTGTTATTGAAGAGGGAATTGTCCCTGTCCTTTTCAGAAAATACAGAAATCTTTATGGAGACCTTTCAGCAAGAAGTGGATATAATGCACTTAAAAGAGACACTGAATATGCGGTTAAATTTTTAAGTGAATTTTCTGACCGTCTTTTATTTGGAACTGATTTATGTAGACCTGACCAGGATACTCCACTTATCAAATTTTTAAAAGGTCTTGTTGAAAAGGGAAAAATAAGTGAAAATATATTCAGAAAAATTGTAAGAGAAAATGCTATTAAACTTCTAAATCTATAA
- a CDS encoding acyloxyacyl hydrolase, with product MKKILFLIFLIFSSGFCEIRNFKVDFYTGYGFAKIQNPKNYEFYTLMVDFTRPIKNSKNFFYQIEPYVSYVFSPADNFEIGVSGFLLYKFSDSNFQPYLKVGTGIIYLSSDFVEQSTHFNFASSVSFGVRVFLKKVFLNTEIRLRHVSNAGIKLPNEGINSKLFLIGIGSDF from the coding sequence ATGAAAAAAATATTATTCTTGATTTTTTTAATTTTTTCTTCAGGTTTCTGTGAAATTAGAAATTTTAAGGTTGATTTTTATACTGGTTATGGCTTTGCAAAAATTCAAAATCCAAAAAATTATGAATTTTATACATTGATGGTTGACTTCACAAGACCGATTAAAAACAGTAAAAATTTTTTTTATCAGATAGAACCATATGTTTCTTATGTCTTCAGTCCAGCCGATAATTTTGAAATAGGAGTTTCTGGTTTTTTATTGTATAAATTCTCTGATAGTAATTTCCAGCCATATTTGAAAGTTGGTACAGGAATAATTTATCTTTCATCAGATTTTGTTGAACAATCCACTCATTTTAATTTTGCATCATCAGTAAGTTTTGGAGTAAGGGTTTTTTTGAAGAAAGTTTTTTTAAATACTGAGATAAGATTAAGGCATGTTTCAAATGCCGGAATAAAATTGCCCAATGAAGGAATTAATTCTAAACTTTTTCTCATCGGTATAGGCAGTGATTTTTAA
- a CDS encoding efflux RND transporter permease subunit has translation MNLPEFSVKRPYTTLMIFLAILIVSFVTIPKIPVDLMPEIEVPAVSVIVPYPGASSSDVENDVVKYLEDYLTGVEDLDELISVSKDNVGIVTCKFKWGKNLDTAVNDVRDKVDFAKKDIYQHAPDAEEPMIFKFSTSMTPVLIFSISSKTLWGDLYYIADKQIADQLKRAEGVGTVMVFGGIRRQINIYLDWEKINGYRIPPNLIVQRLAEENIDFPLGEIKRGKRNYFLRTEGRYVNPEEIKDILITTIEGRPVYLRDIAKVDDYYEEVKSKAYTDGEETVILMVQKQSGKNTVIVSNNVKRKIEEIKKFLPKDIKINTVFDTSEMILKSIKNLINTVITAGILVILVTVFLLRRLKLSFIVSISIPFSLICAFLFLYIGGFTINLISLMSLALVIGMVVDNSIVILENIVRHYEEGEKIDEASIFGASEVGTAIIASTITTIVVFVPLIFTKGFIGIIFKQLAYIISTTIFMSLVVALLLVPMLSSKIIKGHPKETKFYKIGEKFLTKIDDVYTNLLTWCLKHKNLFLSLIIIVFFASLLLFKFIGVEFFPEADNARIETTILMNPSTRIEETDKIVREIGKIYEEEIPERKAWYGSCGESGSGIGAAMGRDEGPYAGSISARLTWREERKRSDKEIAEIIRKRIKEIPGIEKFSVSIASPLQLMFMGGAKQIEVELKGSDLNKIVKYSEMLKERIEKIPGAVNVDTSYKKDRIEIHLKIDKEKAKNFGISTSSISQIVRSYIYGYTATKYREGGEDFDVFVQLEEKQRYDIEKIEELPLFTPSGRVIKLKDVAEIDFELGPVQIDRKNRQRIVKVRCDTFKRPMSEVLKDIEKEVEKLNIPEDITVSYGGMVKQQRESFADLRLLLILGVILVYMVMVGQFESFKTPFIIFFSIPFTFIGSILFLLITGVNFSIASFMAIIMLMGVVVNNAIVLVDYINILRARGYQLFDAITKGARNRIRPIMMTSLTTIFGMIPMALGRGTGGEIWQSFGVPAIGGFLVSWIITLLLVPIIYLIMNKESK, from the coding sequence ATGAACTTACCAGAGTTTTCAGTTAAAAGGCCTTATACAACTTTAATGATTTTCCTTGCGATTTTAATTGTTTCTTTTGTAACAATACCTAAAATACCTGTTGACCTTATGCCTGAAATTGAAGTTCCTGCGGTCTCTGTTATTGTTCCTTATCCGGGCGCAAGTTCTTCAGATGTTGAAAATGATGTTGTTAAATATCTTGAGGATTATCTTACAGGAGTTGAAGACCTTGATGAATTAATTTCCGTTTCAAAAGATAACGTAGGAATTGTAACATGTAAATTTAAATGGGGTAAAAATCTTGACACAGCAGTTAATGATGTTAGGGATAAAGTTGATTTTGCAAAGAAAGATATTTATCAGCATGCACCTGATGCAGAAGAACCGATGATATTTAAATTTTCAACATCAATGACACCTGTTTTAATTTTTTCTATATCTTCAAAAACACTCTGGGGCGATCTATATTATATTGCTGATAAACAGATAGCAGACCAGTTAAAAAGAGCAGAAGGGGTAGGAACAGTTATGGTTTTTGGTGGAATAAGAAGACAGATTAATATTTATCTTGACTGGGAAAAAATAAATGGTTATAGAATACCTCCAAATTTAATAGTTCAGCGACTTGCAGAAGAAAATATTGATTTTCCTCTTGGTGAGATAAAAAGGGGTAAAAGAAATTATTTCTTGAGAACTGAAGGAAGATATGTTAATCCAGAAGAGATTAAGGACATTTTAATTACAACTATTGAAGGAAGACCTGTATATTTAAGAGATATTGCAAAAGTGGATGATTATTACGAGGAGGTAAAATCAAAAGCATATACAGATGGAGAGGAAACAGTTATCTTGATGGTTCAGAAACAGTCAGGAAAAAATACTGTTATTGTTTCTAATAATGTAAAAAGGAAAATAGAGGAGATAAAAAAGTTTCTTCCAAAGGATATTAAAATTAATACTGTTTTTGACACCTCTGAAATGATATTAAAGTCAATTAAAAACCTTATAAATACTGTTATAACTGCAGGAATTCTTGTTATTCTTGTTACTGTTTTTCTTTTAAGACGGCTGAAATTAAGTTTTATTGTTTCAATTTCAATCCCTTTTTCCTTGATATGTGCATTTTTGTTTCTTTATATCGGTGGATTTACAATAAACCTTATATCCCTTATGTCTCTTGCACTTGTAATAGGTATGGTTGTTGATAATTCAATTGTTATTCTTGAAAATATTGTAAGACATTATGAAGAGGGAGAAAAAATAGATGAAGCAAGTATTTTTGGAGCAAGTGAAGTTGGAACTGCGATTATCGCTTCAACTATTACGACAATAGTTGTTTTCGTTCCTTTAATTTTTACAAAGGGTTTTATAGGTATAATATTTAAACAACTTGCATATATTATATCTACAACAATCTTTATGTCCCTTGTAGTTGCTCTTTTACTTGTTCCTATGCTTTCTTCAAAAATTATTAAAGGTCATCCTAAGGAGACAAAATTTTATAAAATAGGAGAGAAATTCTTAACAAAAATAGATGATGTATACACAAATTTACTTACATGGTGTCTGAAACATAAAAATCTATTTCTTTCTTTAATTATAATTGTGTTTTTTGCTTCTCTTCTTCTTTTTAAATTTATTGGAGTTGAATTTTTTCCTGAAGCAGATAATGCAAGAATAGAAACAACAATTTTAATGAATCCGTCAACAAGGATTGAAGAAACAGATAAGATTGTAAGAGAAATAGGGAAGATATATGAAGAGGAAATACCTGAAAGAAAAGCATGGTATGGAAGTTGCGGAGAATCTGGTTCTGGTATAGGAGCAGCAATGGGTAGAGATGAAGGACCTTATGCAGGGAGTATTTCTGCACGACTTACATGGAGAGAGGAAAGAAAAAGGTCTGATAAGGAAATAGCAGAAATTATAAGAAAAAGAATAAAAGAAATACCTGGAATAGAAAAATTTTCTGTTTCAATTGCAAGTCCATTACAGTTAATGTTTATGGGTGGAGCAAAACAGATAGAGGTAGAACTTAAAGGTTCAGACCTAAATAAAATTGTAAAATATTCTGAAATGTTGAAAGAAAGAATTGAAAAAATACCAGGAGCAGTCAATGTTGATACATCTTACAAAAAAGACAGAATTGAGATACATTTAAAGATTGACAAAGAAAAAGCAAAAAATTTTGGTATTTCAACATCTTCCATTTCTCAAATAGTAAGAAGTTATATATATGGATACACTGCGACAAAATATAGAGAAGGTGGGGAGGATTTTGATGTATTTGTTCAACTTGAAGAAAAGCAGAGATATGATATTGAAAAAATAGAAGAATTGCCTTTGTTTACTCCATCTGGAAGAGTTATTAAGTTAAAGGATGTTGCTGAAATAGATTTTGAACTCGGACCTGTCCAGATAGATAGAAAAAACAGACAGAGAATTGTAAAGGTAAGATGTGATACATTCAAAAGACCTATGAGTGAGGTATTGAAAGATATTGAGAAAGAAGTAGAAAAATTAAATATACCAGAAGATATCACAGTTAGTTATGGGGGTATGGTTAAACAGCAGAGGGAAAGTTTTGCTGATTTAAGATTATTACTTATCCTTGGAGTTATTCTTGTTTATATGGTTATGGTGGGTCAGTTTGAATCATTTAAAACACCCTTTATAATTTTCTTCTCAATCCCATTTACATTTATCGGAAGCATATTATTTTTACTCATAACCGGAGTAAATTTCTCTATTGCTTCATTTATGGCTATAATAATGCTTATGGGAGTTGTTGTTAATAACGCAATTGTTCTTGTTGATTATATAAATATTTTAAGAGCAAGGGGATATCAGTTGTTTGATGCAATAACAAAAGGAGCAAGAAATAGAATAAGACCAATTATGATGACTTCTTTAACAACAATTTTTGGAATGATACCTATGGCACTTGGAAGAGGGACTGGTGGAGAGATATGGCAATCCTTTGGAGTTCCTGCAATAGGTGGTTTCCTTGTTTCATGGATTATAACACTTTTACTTGTTCCTATAATTTATTTAATTATGAATAAGGAGTCAAAATGA
- a CDS encoding efflux RND transporter periplasmic adaptor subunit has translation MKKIIWVLIVLIIILVVFNQFNKKKKEKKVEIVSETEIPVEVEKVSEIVLKDEVECIGEIEPYQKVVVYSEISGQIEKLSVKEGDFVKKGDFIVQIDYKKRKIDYENMENQIKAMEANLENIKKDYERFTKLYKEGVISEKKLDDIKTNYEVVSHQLESLKTQFELVKIRLNEAFIYSPITGFIAEKFIDEGELITESSMMRSVPIVAIVDISKVKVKLPVSSEEIGKVKTGQSVLIKLDAYPTKDFYGKVSKIYPVADEKTRTVDVEVIVENKNYLIKPGMYCKGIIITGERKVLAIPLDAVMKLPASGNYYCFKVKDNTAEKVYIKVGKIKENLIEVKEGLNRDDIIITTSQGILDTGKKIKIIGEKK, from the coding sequence ATGAAAAAGATTATATGGGTTTTAATAGTTTTGATTATAATTCTTGTAGTTTTTAATCAGTTTAATAAAAAGAAAAAAGAAAAAAAAGTGGAAATTGTGAGTGAAACAGAAATACCGGTTGAAGTTGAAAAGGTCAGTGAAATTGTTTTAAAAGATGAGGTTGAATGTATAGGAGAGATTGAACCTTATCAGAAAGTTGTTGTATATTCTGAAATTTCAGGACAGATTGAGAAATTGAGTGTAAAAGAAGGAGATTTTGTTAAAAAGGGTGATTTTATAGTACAGATTGATTATAAAAAAAGAAAAATTGATTATGAGAATATGGAAAATCAGATAAAAGCAATGGAGGCAAATCTTGAAAATATAAAAAAGGACTATGAAAGATTTACAAAATTATATAAAGAGGGTGTAATTTCAGAAAAAAAACTTGATGATATAAAAACAAATTATGAAGTTGTTTCCCATCAACTGGAATCATTAAAAACACAGTTTGAACTTGTAAAAATTCGTCTTAATGAAGCATTTATTTATTCTCCAATAACTGGATTTATTGCTGAAAAATTTATAGATGAAGGAGAGTTAATTACAGAAAGTTCTATGATGAGGTCTGTTCCTATTGTTGCCATTGTAGATATAAGCAAAGTAAAAGTTAAATTGCCTGTTTCTTCTGAAGAAATTGGAAAGGTAAAAACAGGGCAGAGTGTTTTAATTAAACTTGATGCATATCCAACAAAGGATTTTTATGGTAAGGTTTCCAAAATATATCCTGTTGCAGATGAAAAAACAAGGACAGTTGATGTTGAAGTTATTGTTGAAAATAAAAACTATCTTATAAAACCTGGGATGTACTGTAAGGGAATTATTATAACAGGAGAGAGGAAAGTTCTTGCTATTCCTCTTGATGCGGTTATGAAATTGCCTGCAAGTGGTAATTATTACTGTTTTAAGGTTAAGGATAATACTGCTGAAAAAGTGTATATAAAAGTTGGGAAAATAAAAGAAAATCTTATAGAAGTTAAAGAAGGGCTGAACAGAGATGATATTATTATTACAACTTCTCAGGGAATTCTTGATACAGGGAAAAAGATAAAAATAATAGGAGAGAAAAAATGA
- a CDS encoding TolC family protein codes for MKKFLIFFFVFVLISFSEEVFNLDECIKIAIENNLKLKISQDKIDSAYYQKEIAGKYKLPTFSTSFNYTHLGDNEGFVFNGIPMKFTEDNIFSLKFTLSQPIFTGWKIEKTYEISKENYEKTKIDFENELSNLIFDVEKAYYNILKIKKNLETGLKYKENLEKHLSDAKKLFQEGIVTKLDILKTEVALKNAETRIIEIENYLKTAKANLNFLLGKSPDHEFEIEDILEVKEEKKDYQWWKEMSLKERSEIKSMEKLISIYEKNIDIEKSNLYPQIYFFFNYNIERGSQTSVGKWDTNWNTGFLLSYDIWNWGQTKDKIRKAEIEKEEIKKQFELIKNSIEIEVKNAYLNFLLAENKIEESKKQIELAEENFRVANLLYNEGLATNTDVIDAITALTDAKNNYYNSLYEYKISYSQLLKASGILK; via the coding sequence ATGAAAAAATTTTTAATTTTCTTTTTCGTTTTTGTTTTAATTTCTTTTTCTGAAGAAGTGTTTAATCTTGATGAATGTATAAAAATTGCTATTGAAAACAATTTAAAGTTAAAAATTTCACAGGATAAAATAGATAGTGCATATTATCAAAAAGAAATAGCCGGAAAATATAAACTCCCAACATTTTCAACATCCTTTAATTATACACACCTTGGAGATAATGAAGGTTTTGTTTTTAATGGAATTCCTATGAAGTTTACAGAAGACAATATTTTTTCACTTAAATTTACATTAAGTCAACCTATTTTTACTGGCTGGAAAATTGAAAAAACATATGAAATATCAAAAGAAAATTATGAAAAAACAAAAATTGATTTTGAAAATGAATTATCCAATTTAATATTTGATGTTGAAAAAGCATATTATAATATTCTGAAGATTAAAAAAAATCTTGAAACAGGGTTAAAATATAAAGAAAATCTTGAAAAACATCTTTCTGATGCAAAAAAATTATTTCAGGAAGGAATTGTAACGAAACTTGATATTTTAAAGACAGAAGTCGCTTTAAAAAATGCAGAAACAAGGATAATTGAGATAGAAAATTATTTAAAAACTGCAAAAGCAAATTTAAATTTTCTTCTGGGAAAATCTCCTGACCATGAATTTGAAATAGAAGATATTCTTGAAGTAAAGGAGGAAAAAAAAGATTATCAGTGGTGGAAAGAAATGTCTTTGAAAGAAAGAAGTGAAATAAAGAGTATGGAAAAGTTAATTTCAATTTATGAAAAAAATATAGACATTGAGAAAAGTAATTTATATCCACAGATTTATTTTTTCTTTAATTACAATATTGAAAGGGGTTCTCAAACATCTGTTGGAAAATGGGATACTAACTGGAATACAGGTTTTTTGCTATCTTATGATATTTGGAACTGGGGTCAGACAAAGGATAAGATAAGAAAAGCAGAGATTGAGAAAGAGGAAATTAAAAAGCAGTTTGAATTAATTAAAAATTCAATAGAAATAGAGGTTAAAAATGCTTATTTAAACTTTCTATTAGCAGAAAATAAAATTGAAGAAAGTAAAAAACAGATAGAACTTGCAGAAGAAAATTTTAGGGTGGCAAATCTTCTTTATAATGAGGGACTTGCAACTAATACTGATGTGATTGACGCGATTACTGCATTAACAGATGCAAAAAATAATTACTATAATTCACTGTATGAGTATAAGATATCTTACAGTCAACTTCTTAAAGCAAGTGGTATTTTAAAGTAG
- a CDS encoding TetR/AcrR family transcriptional regulator — MENKRKLIIKVAEKLISQKGYSKTTIEEITRKAGIGKGTFYLYFKNKNDLFFSIIKEEFENLMLKIKKEVEGIDDFFERLKKEIEMYLDYHEKNYAFFKILLQEKPFIRKKSFEKFWKDFFERWDNFMKKGFEEQIKKNKIKKFDLEDIIYSLIGILHGNIHRWILNERKYSLVKKKEVIFKIFIEGIRR, encoded by the coding sequence ATGGAAAATAAAAGAAAATTAATTATAAAAGTCGCGGAAAAATTGATAAGTCAAAAGGGATATTCAAAAACCACAATAGAAGAGATAACAAGGAAGGCAGGAATAGGTAAGGGAACATTTTATCTTTATTTTAAAAATAAAAATGATTTATTTTTTTCAATAATTAAAGAAGAGTTTGAAAATCTTATGCTAAAAATTAAAAAAGAGGTGGAAGGTATTGATGATTTTTTTGAAAGATTAAAAAAAGAGATTGAAATGTATCTTGACTATCACGAAAAAAATTATGCTTTTTTTAAAATATTACTTCAGGAAAAACCATTTATAAGAAAAAAGAGTTTTGAAAAATTCTGGAAGGATTTTTTTGAAAGATGGGATAATTTTATGAAGAAGGGATTTGAAGAACAGATAAAAAAGAATAAAATAAAAAAATTTGATTTAGAAGATATAATTTACTCATTGATTGGGATATTGCATGGAAATATTCACAGATGGATACTAAATGAAAGAAAATACTCACTTGTAAAAAAGAAAGAGGTTATTTTTAAAATATTTATAGAAGGAATCAGGAGATAA
- a CDS encoding ribose-phosphate pyrophosphokinase: MDSCLLFSGNSNIELSKKIAKYLNKELSPINIYRFKDGEICVKIEENIRGKDVFIIQSTCPPVNENLMELLITLDALRRASPRRVTAVIPYYGYARQDRKDQPRVPITAKLVANLLVTAGANRILTMDLHAPQIQGFFDIPVDHLFAAPVIIKYLREKKFKKPVIVSPDVGSVKMARAFAKRLPGDLAIVDKRRESPDKVEMMHVIGNVNGCEVIIVDDLISTGNTMIEAASALLKNGAKVIYGCCTHAVLAGDAVEKFKNSIFEEIIITDTIPHLSLPSKFTVLTVSELLGEAIKSIHLETTVSKLFI, from the coding sequence ATGGACAGTTGTTTGCTATTTTCAGGCAATTCCAATATAGAATTATCAAAAAAAATTGCTAAATACTTAAATAAAGAACTTAGCCCTATTAATATTTATAGATTTAAAGATGGTGAAATATGTGTAAAAATTGAAGAAAATATAAGGGGAAAGGATGTTTTTATCATTCAATCAACCTGTCCACCAGTTAATGAAAATTTGATGGAATTACTTATAACTCTTGACGCTTTAAGAAGGGCATCTCCAAGAAGGGTAACAGCAGTAATCCCTTATTATGGATATGCAAGACAGGATAGAAAAGACCAACCAAGAGTTCCAATAACAGCAAAACTTGTAGCAAATCTTCTTGTTACAGCAGGAGCAAACAGGATTCTTACAATGGACCTTCATGCACCACAGATACAGGGTTTTTTTGATATACCGGTAGACCATCTTTTTGCAGCGCCTGTAATTATAAAATATCTCAGAGAAAAAAAATTTAAAAAACCTGTTATAGTTTCACCTGATGTTGGAAGTGTCAAAATGGCAAGAGCATTTGCAAAAAGATTACCGGGAGATCTCGCAATAGTTGATAAAAGAAGAGAATCTCCTGATAAAGTTGAAATGATGCATGTTATAGGAAACGTTAATGGATGCGAGGTAATTATTGTAGATGATTTAATTTCCACAGGAAACACAATGATAGAAGCAGCATCTGCTTTGTTGAAAAATGGAGCAAAAGTTATATATGGATGCTGTACTCATGCAGTTCTTGCAGGCGATGCTGTTGAAAAATTCAAAAACTCAATTTTTGAAGAAATTATTATTACTGATACAATCCCTCACCTCTCTTTACCTTCTAAATTTACTGTTCTTACTGTTTCTGAATTACTTGGAGAAGCGATTAAAAGCATCCACCTTGAGACAACTGTAAGTAAACTTTTTATCTGA
- a CDS encoding sugar phosphate nucleotidyltransferase, with translation MENKGNLCFVVLAAGMGKRLGGENQKTVTKLLGKPMLKYLLETIKKINPSKIIIVIGFKKEEVFKELEGENVEYVEQKELKGTGDAVLQAEKILNNFKGDIIVLNGDVPFISEKTINTLIKIHREENSYCTFLTSIVDNPTGYGRILRNERREVIGIVEEVNASDEEKRIKEINAGVYVFKSDSLFSSLKKIEMNSLKKEYYLTDIIKIYRLENKKISTYTTPDPDETIGINTLSDLKKAEEYLKKRRK, from the coding sequence ATGGAAAATAAAGGTAATTTATGTTTTGTAGTTCTTGCAGCCGGGATGGGAAAACGACTTGGTGGAGAAAATCAGAAAACAGTTACAAAACTTCTTGGAAAACCAATGCTTAAGTATCTTCTTGAAACAATAAAAAAAATCAATCCATCAAAAATAATAATAGTTATTGGTTTTAAAAAAGAAGAAGTTTTTAAGGAACTTGAAGGTGAAAATGTTGAATATGTGGAACAAAAAGAATTGAAAGGAACAGGTGATGCTGTTTTACAGGCAGAAAAAATACTGAATAATTTTAAAGGAGATATAATTGTTCTTAATGGAGATGTACCTTTTATTTCTGAAAAAACAATAAATACTCTTATTAAAATACACAGAGAAGAAAATAGTTATTGTACCTTTTTAACTTCTATTGTAGATAATCCCACTGGTTACGGAAGGATTTTAAGAAATGAAAGAAGAGAAGTTATAGGGATAGTTGAGGAAGTAAATGCAAGTGATGAAGAAAAAAGGATTAAAGAAATAAATGCAGGTGTATATGTTTTTAAATCAGATAGTTTATTTTCAAGTTTGAAAAAGATAGAAATGAATTCTTTGAAAAAAGAATATTATCTTACCGACATAATAAAAATTTATAGATTGGAAAATAAAAAAATCTCAACTTATACAACACCAGATCCAGATGAGACAATTGGAATTAATACCTTATCTGATTTAAAAAAGGCAGAGGAATATTTGAAAAAAAGGAGGAAATAA
- a CDS encoding SpoVG family protein, which yields MEITETRISLVERPNSRLRAYASITFDDSFVVRDIRIIEGKRGLFVAMPSKKMQRPCSRCGFKNPISHKFCGSCGASLNPVNQQRLSPSQQHRDLAHPIKTDFREYIQKKVLEEYEKVKKGTGKNYPEQ from the coding sequence ATGGAAATTACTGAAACCAGAATTTCTCTTGTGGAAAGACCAAACAGTCGTTTAAGAGCTTATGCTTCAATAACTTTTGATGATTCTTTTGTGGTAAGAGATATAAGGATTATAGAGGGTAAAAGAGGACTTTTTGTTGCTATGCCCAGCAAAAAGATGCAGAGACCCTGTTCAAGATGTGGATTTAAAAATCCCATAAGCCACAAATTTTGTGGTTCATGTGGAGCATCTTTAAATCCAGTAAATCAACAACGACTTTCTCCTTCTCAACAGCACAGGGACCTTGCTCATCCAATAAAAACAGATTTTAGAGAATATATTCAAAAAAAGGTTCTTGAAGAGTATGAAAAAGTTAAAAAAGGGACAGGAAAGAATTACCCTGAACAATAA